The nucleotide window TGGACAAGGCGATGGACGTGGGGGCGCCGGTGATCGGGCTGAACGACTCTGCCGGCGCGCGCATCCAGGAGGGGGTCCAGTCGCTGGCGGGGTTCGCGGAGATCTTCCGGCGCAACACGGAAGCGTCGGGCGTGATCCCGCAGCTGTCGGCGATCATGGGGCCGTGTGCCGGCGGCGCCGTCTACTCGCCGGCGATCACGGACTTCGTCTTCATGGTGGAGGACACGAGCCACATGTTCATCACCGGGCCGGACGTGATCGAGACGGTCACGGGCGAGCAGGTCACCTTCGAGGAGCTGGGGGGTGCCAACACCCACGCCAGCACCTCCGGAGTGGCCCACTTCGCGGAGCCGTCGGAGGAGGACGCCTTGGACGACATGCGACGGCTCCTGTCGTACCTCCCGCAGAACAACGTCGAAGACCCGCCGCGGGTGGAGCCGTGGGACGACCCGGAGCGGCGCGACGACGCGCTGAACGAGATCGTCCCCGACGAGCCCCGGAAGCCGTACGACGTGACGGACGTGATCGACAGCGTCGTCGACGAGGGCTCCTTCTTCGAGACCCACGAGCGGTTCGCGCAGAACCTCGTCACCGGGTTCGCCCGGCTGGACGGCCGGTCGGTCGGGCTCGTCGCCAACCAACCCCGGGTGAACGCCGGCACACTCGACATCGAGGCCAGCCAGAAGGGGGCGCGGTTCGTTCGCTTCTGTGACGCGTTCAACGTCCCGATCGTCACGTTCGTCGACGTGCCGGGGTTCATGCCCGGGACGGATCAAGAGCACGACGGGATCATCCGTCACGGGGCGAAGCTGTTGTACGCCTACAGCGAGGCGACGGTGCCGTTGCTCACCGTCATCACCCGGAAGGCGTACGGCGGCGCCTACGACGTGATGGCGTCGAAACACATCGGCGGCGACGTGAACTACGCCTGGCCGACGGCGGAGATCGCGGTCATGGGCCCGAAGGGTGCCGTCAACATCCTCTACGACGAGGAGCTCGAGGCCGCAGACGACACGGAGGCGCGGCGCGACGCCCTGATCGAGGAGTACCGCGAGGAGTTCGCCAACCCGTACACCGCCGCCGACCGCGGGTTCGTCGACGACGTGTTGGAGCCGACCGACACCCGGCCGCGACTGATCGACGACCTGGAGCTGCTGAACAGCAAGCGCGACGAACTGCCGGACAAGAAACACGGCAACATCCCGATCTGATGAGCGAGGACGACAGCGAGCCGGCGACGCTCGCGGACGCGCTGACGCTGCCGGCGGACGCGACGGCAGACGAGACGGCGGCGATCACGGCCGCCGTCGGCGCTCACATCCGCGATCAGGCGGCCGCCGCGGCCGCGGCCGAAGCGTCGGGTGACGACGAGGAGACCTGGGACGACCGTCGGTGGCGCTTCGCCGGCCGGGCCCAGGCGCTCCAGGGCCGTGCCGCGCGGGCTCCCGACGGCGCTCCGGCGGACGCCTGGACCGCTTCGGGCCGGACGGATCGGTTCTGACCGTGTGAGCGGGCCTCGGAGGGTCGTGAGGCTCGTCGCCGGGGGGAGCCGACGAACCGAAACGGCCAACTCACCCAGTCCGTTACCCGGTCGCGTGCAGAACGTCACGGACAGAGTGTCGAACCCGTTCGGCTTCCGGCCGGACTGTGAACGGTTCGTCCCGGGGTACGGCGACGCGAACGCCGACTTCCACGTCGTCGGCGACCACCCGAAGGCACACGGCGGCGTCGACACGGGCGTGCCGTTCACCGGCACCGCCGCGGCCGAACGA belongs to Halobaculum sp. MBLA0143 and includes:
- a CDS encoding acyl-CoA carboxylase subunit beta; translated protein: MDDRIEELRERRSEAEKGGGEERIQSQHDKGKLTARERIDYFLDDDTFHEFDQFRSHRTHKFGMEEKQYPGDGVVTGYGEVNGRKVFVFAHDFTVLGGSLGEVFAEKVCKVMDKAMDVGAPVIGLNDSAGARIQEGVQSLAGFAEIFRRNTEASGVIPQLSAIMGPCAGGAVYSPAITDFVFMVEDTSHMFITGPDVIETVTGEQVTFEELGGANTHASTSGVAHFAEPSEEDALDDMRRLLSYLPQNNVEDPPRVEPWDDPERRDDALNEIVPDEPRKPYDVTDVIDSVVDEGSFFETHERFAQNLVTGFARLDGRSVGLVANQPRVNAGTLDIEASQKGARFVRFCDAFNVPIVTFVDVPGFMPGTDQEHDGIIRHGAKLLYAYSEATVPLLTVITRKAYGGAYDVMASKHIGGDVNYAWPTAEIAVMGPKGAVNILYDEELEAADDTEARRDALIEEYREEFANPYTAADRGFVDDVLEPTDTRPRLIDDLELLNSKRDELPDKKHGNIPI
- a CDS encoding acc operon protein, which encodes MSEDDSEPATLADALTLPADATADETAAITAAVGAHIRDQAAAAAAAEASGDDEETWDDRRWRFAGRAQALQGRAARAPDGAPADAWTASGRTDRF